The Campylobacter ureolyticus ACS-301-V-Sch3b genomic sequence CCCTTAAGCTATCTTGGCAAAAGGTATTTTTATCAACAACTTTTAAAATTTTGTTTTTTAAATCATTAGTTCCATCATAAAAATCTAATATCTCGCCATTAAAGATATTAATCATAATAGAATTGATAGTAAAATCACGCCTTTTTGCAGCTATTTTTTCATTATTGCAAATTTTAACTTCAAAGCCACAATGTCCGTAGCTTACCTTATTTTCAGTTCTTGGCAGTGATAAATCAAAATTTTTATACTTATAAACAAAAAAACTTTTTCCAACACCGCTTGCACCAAGCTTGCTCATTAAAATTTCAAATTCTTGCTCATTTATATCATAAATTTCTATATCAATGTCAAAAGAATTAATGCCTAAAAAATAATCTCTTACAAAACCACCTACAAAATACGCTCTTTTAGTGTGTTTTGAAAGTAATTCTTTAATTTTTATAAAATCACTGTTTTTGGATATCGCTAATTCGTTTATCGATATTTGCAAGTAAAAACTCCATAAATTTCAAGCTCAACTCAACTCTTGCCTCAATATCGCCTTTATCAAAGCTATTAAGCCCTTCAAATAATACTAAAATTCGCTCTTTTATTTTTAGTAAAAATTCTTCTTGGCTTAAAATATTTACTAAATCTTTCTCTTCATGCTCTTTTAAATTTTTGCTATCTTCTTCTAGTTTTTGTAAATTTTCATATTCTTTTTTTTCAGCATCATCTATAAAGTCTTTGCTATTTTCATCTTCTTTAAACTCAAGCTCATCGAAATTTTCATCAAAGTTTAGTTGATTTGAATTTTTTAACTCTTCGATTATTTTTTTAGTGATTTCTTCTATTTTCATATATCCACAAGCCACCTTTTAAATTTTTCATTATCTTTTTCATCACTGCTTAAAAAAAGCTCTAACATTGGGTTTTTTAATTTTTCTAAGACTCTTTTTAAGCAAAGTTTTGCCCTCTCATCATCTGGATAATCTTTTAAAATTTCTTCATATATCCTGCTTGCATCTAAAAAAAGTCCTTGAGACTCATAAATCAAGGCTTTTGTAAAATTATCTTTCATCATCTGTTATATAATTACTTATGATTGATCCCATATCACCAGTGGTACAAACTTCTTTAGCTTCATAGTTTGCAATATCTTTTGTTCTATATCCATCTTTTAAAGCTTTTTTTACTGCTTCTTCTATGGCTTTTGCTGCTTGATGCTCACCAAAAGCATATTTTAGCATCATTGCAGCACTTAAAATTGTAGCGATAGGATTTGCAATTCCTTGTTTTGCAATATCTGGCGCACTTCCATGAATTGGTTCAAAAATACCAACTTTGCCCCCAATACTTGCACTTGGAAGTAGTCCAATAGAGCCACATATCATACTTGCTTCATCGCTTAAAATATCACCAAATAAATTTTCTGTTAAAAGTACATCAAATTGCTTTGGATCTTTGATAAGCTGCATAGCTGCATTATCTACATACATATAATCAAGTCTAACATCTTCATATTTTTTAGCTATATCTGCAACTACTTCACGCCAAAGCTGACTTGTTTCTAAAACATTTGCTTTATCAACTAAAGTTACTTTTTTACTTCTTTTTAAAGCTGCTTCAAAAGCAACTTCTGCAATTCTTTCAATCTCCTCTTTTGAATAAATCATAGTATTGTATGCATTATTTTCTTCTTTTTTTCTTGGTTGTCCAAAGTAAAGTCCGCCAGTTAATTCTCTAACAACAAGCATATCAACACCTTTTAAAACATCAGGTTTTATAGTTGATGCATCAACTAATTCATCAAAAACCATAGCAGGACGAAGGTTTGCAAATGCTCCAAGACCTTTTCTAAGTTTTAAAAGTCCGCTTTCTGGGCGAAGGTTTCTTTCTAAATTGTCCCACTTAGGTCCGCCAATTGCTCCAAGCAATACGGCATCTGAATTAAGTGCAGTTTCAAGCGTTTCATTGGGTATTGGATTTCCTAAAACATCTATTGCTTCCCCGCCTAATAAAACATGCTCGTAATTTAACTCAAATTCAAATTTGCTAGAAACCGTATCTAAAACCTTAATAGCCTCATCAACTATTTCAGGTCCTATTCCATCGCCTTTTATAACACAAATATTATATTTTTTCACTTTTTATTTCCTTAAAATATTTTCTTTTGCATAATTAATTAATCCACCTGATTTTAAAAGTTTTTGCATAAATTCAGGAATTGGTTCAAATTTATACTTTTCATTTTTAGTCAAATTTGTAATCACACCATTATTAACATCTATTTTTAATTCATCATTTTCATCGATTTTATCACTTTGTTTACATTCAAGTATTAAAAGTCCTGTATTAAAACTATTTCTATAAAAAATTCTTGCAAAAGATTTGGCTATTACAGCGCCTATTCCAGCTGCTTTTAAAGCTATTGGAGCATGCTCTCTGCTACTTCCACAGCCAAAGTTTTCTCCAGCAACGATAATATCTCCATTTTTAACTTTTTTAGAAAAATCTTTATCTTTATCTTCCATTATATGTGTTGCTAAAATTTTTGGATCTGATGTGTTTAAATATCTTGCAGCAATAATTATATCTGTATCAATATTATCTCCAAATTTCCAAACTTTTGCCATTTTTTTCCTTCAAAATAAAATTGTAAGCTATGATTTTACCAAAAAAATATAAACTAGGCTTTAAAATTATTAAATTTTAAAAATAAAGTAAAAATTTGCAACACCGATTATTTTGTGGAGTTTTTTAGTAATTGGATTAAGTGTGGTTTTAATGCTCATTGATCTTAAAACAAAAAACTTAGTTTTGATACACGAATATGTTGGATTAATACTTATTTTAGATATTTTTTTACATTCAATAACAAATTTAAAGCCATTTAAAAGCTATTTTACAAAAGAAAAAGGAGCTGTTTTTGGTGCTGTTTTTATCACAATTTGCGTAGTTTTTTATCTGTTTTATCCACAACCAGAAAAAGTAAAAAAAGGAAAAATTTTAAACGATGTATTGCAAACTTCTCTTAATAAAAGCATTAATGATACACTTTTTTACTTTGATATAAATAATAATAGTTTTTCTAAATTTTGTTCTAAAAACAGCTTTGACTGTTCAAATTTAGAAATGAGTTTAAAAGAATTTGCCATTAAAAATTCAAAAAAACCTAATGAATTAGTAGTTGAAATTTTTACTTTAAAATAAATTTAAGCTTATTTGTAACAAATTTTCCATTTTTAAGAACAAAAACTGGTAAAAATCATTTTTATAGCTGTTTTAAAAACAAAACTTGATAAAATGAAACGATGAATTCATTTTAAAGGAGTGAGTGATGAAAAAAGTTTTTGGCTGGTATTTTAAATCAAACTTAGCATATAGAATACTAGGAGCTTTAGTAATTGGCTCTATTATCGGAATGATGGTTCCAAAAGGAGTGATTTTATTTGGAAATACAACTTTACTTAACGTAATTGCACCATTTGGAGATCTTTTTATAAGACTTTTAAAGATGATAATTGTGCCAATTATTGTAGCTTCTCTTATCATGGGAACAAGTTCAATCGAGCCATCAAAACTTGGAAGAGTTGGTGGAAAAGCAGTATTTTTTTACTTTGTAACAACTCTTTTTGCCATTATTATAGGTTTAGCGTGCGCTTTTGTTTTTCATCCTGGAAGCGGGCTTGATCTAAGCGATGCATCAGTTGCTGTTTCTAAAACTGCGACCGCACCAAGCATTAGTGAAATATTTTTAAGCATAGTTCCTACAAACCCAATAAGCTCTATGGCAAATACAGATGTTTTAGCAATAATTTGTTTTTGTATATTCTTTGGTGTTGGCTTAGCCTTTTGCAAAGAAAGCAGTGATGAAAGAATAAAAAACTCAGCAAATACAGTTTTTAACTTTTTTGATGGTGTTAGTGAAATAATGTTTAAAATGGTGCATTGGATTATGCAATACGCTCCAATAGGTGTTTTTGCTCTAATGTTTGCTGTGTTTAATAAAAGTGGAGCTGGAGCTTTCTCATCACTTGCAAATGTTACAATAGCACTTTATGTAGGACTTGCACTTCAAGTAATTTTAGTTTATTGTGGAGTTTGTCTCCTTATGAAACTAAATCCGATTGATTTCATAAAAAAAGTAAAAGATCCAATGCTTACAGCTTTTGTTACAAGAAGCTCAAACGCAACTTTGCCTATTTCTATGGATACAGCTGAACATAAAATGGGTGTTCCAAAAGGTGTTTATAGCTTTGTTTTACCTGTTGGAGCAACTGTAAATATGAATGGAACTACTGTTTATCTTGGAATTTGCTCACTTTTTATAGCAAATGCTTGTGGAATTGATCTAACTATGGGACATTATATAACTATTGTTATCACTTCTATATTGGCAGCTATTGGAACAGCAGGAATTCCTGGAGCTGGAGCTATAATGCTTCTTTTAATACTTGAATCAATTGGTCTAAAAGTTGAAGGAAATGTAGCAATTGCTTATGGTATGATTCTAGGAATAGATGCAGTTTTAGATATGGGAAGAACATCTATGAATGTCGTTGGAGATGTTGTGGCTTCTATTTGGGTTACTAAAACTGAAGGCGAACTTGATGAAAGCAAATGGGAACACATTTAATTTTTAAGAGGCTTTGTCCTCTTAAAAATTTATGAATTTATTTACGATTTTATATAATAAAATATCTATATTTTAAAAACTATCTTTAAATTTATATAGCTTAATATTATTTTAAGTATTTAACTGATTTTTTTAAAAACCCCTACCTAAAATCATATAAAAAATTGTGCTAATTGCAATGCTTAAAAGTGCATTTTTAAATCTAATTTGCATGATTAAACACACTAAAACTGATAAAATTTCAACTACGTAGTATGAGTTTGAATCAGTTGTTTTTAAAGCATAAAAAACCAAAATTACCATTACAAATAAAGCACTATTTTTTTCTAAATAAATTAAAGTTTTATTTTGCGATTTATTTTTTAAGAAAAAATATGGCAAAGCTCTAGTTAAAAATGTAGCAACCCCTGCTACAACCATAACACATAAAAGTAACCAAAGCGAACTATTTGAATCTATTTTTAAATTTATTAAATCCAACATTCTCTCCAAAAAATTCCCTACAGCTTAAAATTATAATAAAACCAACTAAAATGCTTGCAACTAGCATATACTCTTTTGGTAAAAATAAGCCCAAAATTCCAACCAAAATTGAAATAGCCAAAAGATTAAAATTCATACTGTGTTTAAAGGTTTCATAGGCTAAAACTATAAACAAACTTACTAAAC encodes the following:
- a CDS encoding CiaD-like domain-containing protein, whose product is MKIEEITKKIIEELKNSNQLNFDENFDELEFKEDENSKDFIDDAEKKEYENLQKLEEDSKNLKEHEEKDLVNILSQEEFLLKIKERILVLFEGLNSFDKGDIEARVELSLKFMEFLLANIDKRISDIQKQ
- the leuB gene encoding 3-isopropylmalate dehydrogenase — protein: MKKYNICVIKGDGIGPEIVDEAIKVLDTVSSKFEFELNYEHVLLGGEAIDVLGNPIPNETLETALNSDAVLLGAIGGPKWDNLERNLRPESGLLKLRKGLGAFANLRPAMVFDELVDASTIKPDVLKGVDMLVVRELTGGLYFGQPRKKEENNAYNTMIYSKEEIERIAEVAFEAALKRSKKVTLVDKANVLETSQLWREVVADIAKKYEDVRLDYMYVDNAAMQLIKDPKQFDVLLTENLFGDILSDEASMICGSIGLLPSASIGGKVGIFEPIHGSAPDIAKQGIANPIATILSAAMMLKYAFGEHQAAKAIEEAVKKALKDGYRTKDIANYEAKEVCTTGDMGSIISNYITDDER
- a CDS encoding 3-isopropylmalate dehydratase small subunit, with the protein product MAKVWKFGDNIDTDIIIAARYLNTSDPKILATHIMEDKDKDFSKKVKNGDIIVAGENFGCGSSREHAPIALKAAGIGAVIAKSFARIFYRNSFNTGLLILECKQSDKIDENDELKIDVNNGVITNLTKNEKYKFEPIPEFMQKLLKSGGLINYAKENILRK
- a CDS encoding dicarboxylate/amino acid:cation symporter: MKKVFGWYFKSNLAYRILGALVIGSIIGMMVPKGVILFGNTTLLNVIAPFGDLFIRLLKMIIVPIIVASLIMGTSSIEPSKLGRVGGKAVFFYFVTTLFAIIIGLACAFVFHPGSGLDLSDASVAVSKTATAPSISEIFLSIVPTNPISSMANTDVLAIICFCIFFGVGLAFCKESSDERIKNSANTVFNFFDGVSEIMFKMVHWIMQYAPIGVFALMFAVFNKSGAGAFSSLANVTIALYVGLALQVILVYCGVCLLMKLNPIDFIKKVKDPMLTAFVTRSSNATLPISMDTAEHKMGVPKGVYSFVLPVGATVNMNGTTVYLGICSLFIANACGIDLTMGHYITIVITSILAAIGTAGIPGAGAIMLLLILESIGLKVEGNVAIAYGMILGIDAVLDMGRTSMNVVGDVVASIWVTKTEGELDESKWEHI
- a CDS encoding branched-chain amino acid transporter permease, which gives rise to MLDLINLKIDSNSSLWLLLCVMVVAGVATFLTRALPYFFLKNKSQNKTLIYLEKNSALFVMVILVFYALKTTDSNSYYVVEILSVLVCLIMQIRFKNALLSIAISTIFYMILGRGF